From Pseudomonas arsenicoxydans:
CAAGGCTTTCGAAGAGCGTTACGAGTACTACGAAGCCCTGACCGAGTACCCGGGCAAGGTCAAGCTGTTCAAGACCATCCAGGCCAAAGACCTGTGGCGCAAAATGCTGTCCATGCTGTTTGAAACCGGCCACCCTTGGCTGACCTTCAAAGACCCGTGCAACCTGCGCAGCCCGCAGCAGCACGTGGGCGTGGTCCACAGCTCGAACCTGTGCACCGAGATCACCTTGAACACCAACAAGGACGAGATCGCCGTTTGCAACCTGGGCTCGATCAACCTGCCGAACCACATCGTCAACGGCAAGCTGGACACCGCCAAGCTGGAACGCACCGTGAACACCGCCGTTCGCATGCTCGATAACGTGATCGACATCAACTACTACTCGGTGCCGCAAGCGAAGAACTCCAACTTCAAGCACCGTCCGGTCGGCCTGGGCATCATGGGCTTCCAGGACGCGCTGTACCTGCAGCACATTCCTTACGGTTCCGACGCTGCCGTCGAGTTCGCCGACAAGTCGATGGAAGCGGTCAGCTACTTCGCGATCCAGGCTTCCTGCGACCTGGCCGACGAGCGCGGCGCCTACGAGACGTTCCAGGGTTCGCTGTGGTCCAAAGGCATCCTGCCGCTGGACTCGCAACAGATCCTGATCGAACAGCGTGGCCAGAAGTACATCGATGTTGACCTGAACGAATCCCTGGACTGGGCACCGGTTCGCGCCCGTGTACAGAAAGGCATTCGTAACTCCAACATCATGGCCATCGCACCGACCGCGACCATCGCCAACATCACTGGCGTCTCGCAGTCGATCGAACCGACCTACCAGAACCTCTATGTGAAATCGAACCTGTCGGGCGAATTCACCGTGATCAACCCGTACCTGGTTCGCGACCTGAAGGCTCGCGGTCTGTGGGACGCGGTCATGATCAACGACCTGAAGTACTACGACGGTTCGGTGCAGCAGATCGAGCGCATTCCGCAAGAACTCAAAGAGCTCTACGCGACTGCTTTCGAAGTGGACACCAAGTGGATCGTTGACGCGGCCAGCCGTCGTCAGAAGTGGATCGACCAGGCTCAATCGCTGAACCTGTACATCGCGGGTGCATCGGGCAAGAAGCTGGACGTGACCTACCGCATGGCTTGGTACCGTGGCCTGAAAACCACTTACTACCTCCGTGCCCTGGCCGCGACCAGCACCGAGAAGTCGACCATCAACACCGGCAAGCTGAACGCTGTTTCCAGCGGCGGCAACCACGGTGAAGATTCGGTCCTGGCAGCTCCTGCCGGTCCGGCGCCAGTGCCTAAGGCCTGCGCGATTGACGAGCCGGATTGCGAAGCTTGCCAATAAGCTGAGTCGGTGAGCGCTGAAAGGCGCTGACTCGAAAACCCCCGATCAGTCCTCTGGATTGTCGGGGGTTTTCTTTTGCCCCAAGGAAAGTAGCAGCCGAGCTGACGCCTTCGCGGGCAAGCCCGCTCCCACAGTTGATCGCATTTCTCTGGGCAACCCCGGTCTCCTGTGGGAGCGGGCTTGCCCGCGAAGAGGCCGGCACAGACAACCCAAACCTCGGCACCAGATAAAAAATTCCGGCAAAAAAAAGCCCCTATTGCGAGGGGCCATTTGTGCAGCGCTTTTCAGCTAACCAGCATCAGGTCATCTGAATGATGGTCTGCATGATGGTGCTCTGGGTGGAAATAGTCTTGGCGTTTGCCTGGTAGTTGCTCTGCGCCTTGATCAGGTTGACCAGTTCGTTGGTCAGGTTGACGTTGGACTCTTCCAGGGAGTTGGACTGGATGGAGCCCAGGGTCCCGGTTTCCGGAGCGTCATAGCCTGGGATACCCGAGGCGAAGGTCTCTTTCCAGCTAGTGCCGCCAATCGCTTGCAGGCCCTGTTCGTTAGTAAAGCTGGCCAGCGCAACCTGGCCGATGGCCTTGCTCTGGTTGTTGCTGAAGTTAGCGAACAGAGTACCGGTGCCGTCGATGGTCAGGTTGGTGATCTGGCCAGTGGCGTAACCGTCCTGGGTCGGGATCGAACGCGCGGTGTCAGCGTTGTACTGGGTAGTCTTGGCCATCGAGATGGTCACGCCTGCCGGGTTCGCGGCGGCGCCGTTGGCTGTCCAGACGCCATTGGTCACAGTGCCTGGTACCCAGCTTTTCAGCGTCAAGTCACTGCTGATGATTGCAGGTCCGCCCAACGGATCTGGCGTGCTCACCTGAGTCAACTTGCCGCCGCTGTCGAACGACAGTGTCGAAGCGATCGGGGCAGTGGTTTTCGGGTCGCTGCCGGTAGCATCCGGGTTACGACCGTCTACCAGGGTATAAACCTTCCAGGTGTTGCCAGCCGTTTTCACGACGTACTGATCCATCTCGTGCTTGTTGCCCTGGCTGTCATAGATCGGGGTGCTGAACGATTTGGTGTAGGTCGCCGTCAGTGCTGGGTCGAACTTGCCCGCCGGGACGGTATCGTCGATGACCGGAGCCGTCGAGTTCAAGTTGATTGTCGATGCCACAGCCGAAGTGGACTTCGGTGCCAGGTTCGAGGTGTCGAGTTTCAGGTCAGTCAACACGCCGTTGATGATCTTGCCGTTGGCATCCACGCCGTAGCCTTGCAGGCGAGACGTGTAATCGGTGTTGGTGATGAAACCGTCCTTGTCGACCTTGAACGTACCGTTACGGGTGTAAGACACCGAACCATTGTTGCTCAGGGCGAAGAAACCCGAACCGTTGATGCCCATGTCCAGCACGTTACCGGTGTTGTTGATGTCACCCTGGGTGAACTGCTGGGACACGTTGGCCAGGCGCACGCCGCTGCCGACCACTTTGCCGCCGCTGCCGAGTTTGGTCGCCGAGTAGACGTCTTCAAATTCGGTGCGGGAGGATTTGAAACCGGTAGTCGCGACGTTGGCGATGTTGTTACCGGTCACGTCCAGTTGTTTGTTGGCTGCATAGAGACCGCTAAGGCCGATATTGAAAGACATATTCCACTCCTTTGTGCCGGGTTAGTCGGCTCTATATACCAATGGTTTGAACTTTGGACAGGGCGACGGGGCCCAGGCCCGCGAGGTTGAGCGTCAGCTCGCCGCCGGTCTGGCTCAGGGTCACGCTGTTGACGGTGGCCGGCAGGTAAACCGCCAGGTCCGTCGCCGTGCCGTTGACCGGCGCACTGGCCTTGATGGTGTAGGCACCGACCGGAACGGGGTTGCCGCTCGAGTCCTTGCCATCCCACGTGAAGCTGGAACTGCCGACCGCACGAGTGCCCAGATCAATGGTTCTGATTGTTTTGCCAGTGCTGTCGGTAACGGTCACGGTGCCGCTGGAGATGGACGACGTCAGATTGACCGAGCCGTTGACAGCCTTGGTCGGATCATCGACCTGGATATTGTTGGTCTGCACGATCACGGAGCGGCCGACCAGGGACGAGGCCTGCAACGCTTGCGAAGAGCTGTAGTTGCCGGCAATCGAGCTGACCGTGCTGTTGAGCGTAGTGATGCCTTCCAGGCTGCTGAACTGGGCCAACTGGGCGACGAACGCGCTGTTGTCCTGCGGGTCCAGCGGGTTCTGGTTTTTGAGCTGGGTGACCAGCAATTGCAGGAACGCATCCTTGCCCAGCGCCTGGCCGCCCGTCGCGCTGTTGGTCGCGGAGGCAATGCCGCCCGACGTGGAGCTGCTGGATTTGACGGAAGAGTTCGCCAGAATGTCATTGACGCTGAGGCTGCTGGTGGAATCGGTAACACTCATCTGAGTCGCCCCTTATCACTGACCGAGAGTCAGGACCTTCTGCATCATGGTTTTGGCGGTGTTCATCATTTCGGCGTTGGTCTGGAACGAACGACTGGCGGAAATCATGTCGGCCATTTCTTCGACGACGTTGACGTTGGGGTAGTAGACGTAACCCTTGGCGTCGGCCGCTGGATGGTTCGGCTCGTAACGCGCCTCAAGGTTGCTCTGATCCTCAACCACACCCAGCACTTGCACGCCTTGACCGGCCGCGTCCTGGTTCTGGAACAGCGAATCACCGCCGCCGCTCTGGCCGCCCTGGAACATGGTGGCGAATACCGGGTGACGGGCGCGATAGGTCTGGTCGATGCTCGACGAAACGGTTTCGGCGTTGGCGATGTTCGAAGCCACGGTGTTCAAGCGAGTGGTCTGGGCACTCATGCCGCTACCGGCAATGTTGAAAACACTGGATAGAGACATGAATTACTCTCCGCGCAGGGCTGCCATCAGCCCTTTGAATTTGCTGTTGAGCAGGGTGAAGCTGGCCTGGAAGCCGACCGCGTTTTCCGCGTAATTCGACTGTTCCAGTTGAGCGTCAACGGTGTTCTGGTCGATCGACGGTTGCATCGGGGTGCGATACATCAGCGATTCGTCGCCGTTACCCAGGCCTTCGGCTTCGATATGACGGCTGTTGGTCATGTTCAAGGCAAAGGTGCCGCCATTGGTTTTCTCGTTCTGTGCAGCGAGCACTTTGGAGAACTCCAGGTCCCGAGCCTTGTAGTTCGGGGTATCGGCGTTGGCAATGTTGTTGGCCAGGACTTCGGCACGCTGGGCGCGAAAGCCCAAGGCTTGTTCGTGGATACCGAGCGCTTTATCGAAGCTGATGCTCATGTCGGGAAACCTTCGGGTGACCTGATTTTCGTAACAGAGACATAGCAAGCGGCGTGCCAATTCAAAAAATCCCGTAAACCGGGGCTTTGCGGGCGGTGGCAAGGCGGCAATGCCAGAAAAGCGGCAACCGGTTTCCGCCGTCTGCCGCTTTTCTGCCGCTTGTCACCGATTTTCAGAACACCGCCATTCCCTGTGGGAGCCGGGCTTGCCCGCGATGGCGGTGTGTCAGTCACATCAACTTCGCCTGTGATACCGCTATCGCGGGCAAGCCCGGCTCCCACAGGGAATGGCGGTGGTGCCGAGAAATCATCAGGCATAAAAAAACGGGAGCCCCTGAGGACTCCCGTTTTCATGTGTGCCGCCAACCCATCACTTCGCCTGGTAAATGATCCCCGGGCTGCACTGGACCATCTGGTAGTGGTCCGGCAAACCGTTCAGCGCTTCGGAAGCGCCAAGGAACAGATAACCGCCGGGTTTGAGCGTGCTGTGAATGCGCAGCAGGATGTCTTTCTTCACCTCGGCGGAAAAGTAGATCAACACGTTGCGGCAGAACACGATATCGAACTTGCCCAGGGCTGCGTAGCTGTCGAGCAGGTTGAACGAGCGAAACTCCACGCGACTCTTGATCGGCGCCTTGATCGCCCAGCGTCCCGGCCCCTTGGGGTCGAAATAACGCTGAAGGCGTTCGGGCGACAGGCCACGGCCGATGGCCAGGCTGTCGTACTCGCCGGTCTTGCAGTTGGTCAGCATGGTGCCGGACAAATCAGTGGCAACGATCTGCACACCCATTTTCAACTGGCCCATGTTGACCCGCTCGAACTCATCGATGGACATCGACAGCGAATACGGTTCCTGACCCGACGAGCACGCCGCCGACCAAATCCGCAGACGCTGACCGGGGGCTGCCTTGATCGCTTCGGGCAACACCTTGTTCTTCAAGACTTCAAACGGATAGGTGTCACGAAACCACAGGGTTTCGTTGGTGGTCATGGCATCCACCACCATCTCGCGCAAACCACTGCGCGGCTGGGTCTGAATGCGCTGGACCAGTTCACCCAACGACTTGATACCCTGCTGTTCCATCAGTTTGTTGAGACGGCTCGATACCAGGTATTGCTTGTTTTCACCGAGCAAAATGCCACAGGCTTTTTCCAGGAATACCCGGAACTGTTCGAAATCCAAATTACCCGTAGACAAAGATACCGCCTCTTAAATCGTGTTGAACCGCCAGGGGCAAAAGGCCCCTAGCTGATATCTGCTGCTTTGATCCGGTCGACTACCCGGGATGCCAGGTCATCAGGACGGAATTTGGCAAGGAAGTCATCAGCACCGACTTTCTTGACCATCGCCTGATTGAATACGCCCGACAACGAAGTATGCAGGATGATATGAAGCTTTTGCATGCGCGGGTCGGCGCGGATCTCGGCCGTCAGCGTGTACCCGTCCATTTCCGGCATCTCGATGTCGGAAATCATCATCAGGAACTCTTCTTCCGGCTTCTTGCCCTCGTCGACCAGCTTGCGCAGGTATTCCAGCGCTTGCCGACCGTCGTTCAACGCCACCACTTCGACGCCGATCGTTTGCAGGCAGCGCGTCACTTGCTTGCGCGCCACCGATGAGTCATCAACCGTCAAGACCCGCAGCGACAACGCTTTGTGCTGGGTTTCGACATCCACCACACCGACCGAAATCGCTTCCGGTGTGGGTGCCACTTCCGCCAGCACTTTTTCGACGTCGATGATTTCGACTAGCTGATTGTCGACCCGAGTCACAGCGGTCAGGTAATGATCGCGCCCGGTACCCTTGGGAGGTGGATGAATTTCCTCCCAGTTCATGTTGACGATGCGCTCCACCGAGCGCACCAGGAAACCCTGGGTCTTGGTGTTGTACTCCGTAATGATCACAAACGGATTGCTCTGATCCTTAAGCGCGCCGGAGCCGGTCGCCATTGCCAGATCGAGAATCGGAATGGTCGCCCCCCGGATATTTGCCACACCGCACACGACAGGACTGGACTTGGGCATCAGGGTCAGCTTGGGGCATTGCAGCACCTCACGAACCTTGAAAACGTTGATCCCATACAGCTGCTGACCGTCAAGACGGAACAACAACAGTTCAAGGCGATTCTGCCCCACCAGTTGCGTGCGCTGGTTTACTGAATCCATTACACCAGCCATGCACAGAACTCCTACACCAACGCTTAAGTGTGTTGCGACGCGCATTCATTGCTAAACGGCACGGCGCTTGCTTTTTAACTCTTATGAACACAGAACCGACATTTTTCCGACGCCTGACATCAACTTTCCGCAAATTGCTTTGTGTGATGCCGGCCGTTTGCCTGTTCAACGCTGGCAGCCCTGCCCTTGCTGACTCGGTTACCTTGCCTGACATGCTTATCGGCGTCACACAGGGCTTTCTTGAATTCACCGTAGAGGACTATTTGGCTACCAGTCAAACCGAAGGTCGCTACGAAATCGAAGTCAACCGACTCGATCCACGTATGCATATGCCCATGTGCGACAAGGAATTGACAGCCACTCTGGAGAGCCCGGCGACCCCGATCGGACGGGTCACGGTCAAGGTTCGCTGCGATAGCTCCTCGCCCTGGACCGTCTTCGTGCCCGCTCAAGTCCGCCTGTTTCGGGAGGTCGTCACGACTACTCGGCCGCTCAAGCGCGCCGGTATCGTCGAACCCGAGGATGTGATGCTGCGTGAACGTGATATCAGTCTGATCAACCAGGGTTATTTCACCTCGCTGGATCAAGCCATCGGACAAAAACTTACCCGACCAACGGTCGCCGATCAGGTCCTGACGCTGGTGCATCTGGAACAGGCGGAAGTCATTAGTAAGGGCGACCAGGTGGTGATCACGGCACGCAGTGGTACGCTCAGTGTGCGCATGCCCGGCGAAGCGCTGTCCAACGGCGGCTTGCGTGAACAGATTCGAGTGAAAAATCTCAATTCCAATCGGGTCATCAAGGCGCAGGTGATCGCGCCAGGCCAAGTGGAAGTGGCTATGTAGATATCTTTATCTCTTTGGGTGAAGAGATGGCGCGTTGCCCGGCGGTTCCCTAAACTGTGCCCCAGGCAGGAAAAGCACTGGCACTTGCACGCTCATTGATAAATGAGCCTAAAGTTTTTGCAGGGAGAGCCGAAAACATGGCAAGCGTCCAAATACCCAGAGGTTTTTTATCATGGTCATCGATTTCAGCCGTTTAAACAGCTCCTCGCCACTTACCGGTAGTACGCGTACCAGCGCCGCGAAGGAAACCGCCGAAGCCGGCAAATCCGCGCCGCTGAATACCCCGGCCGAACAGGCCAGTACCGTCACAAGCGGGGAATCGGTACACCTCAGCAATGAGGCTCAACAGTTGCAGAAGGTCACTGACAAGCTGCGCGATCAGCCTGCCGTCGACAACGCCCGTGTGGCAGAGTTGAAAGCAGCAATCGCCGATGGCAGCTATAAAGTCGACAGCAACCGTGTAGCCAGCAAACTGCTCAACTTCGAAGCCCAGCGCTAGGCCATTGCCTGCGCCAGGCTTTTGGACGCTTAAACCCCAAGGCCAGCCATGCACGATACTAATTTACTGCAACTGATCATCGACGACTTTGCCCCGGCGCAACACTTGCTGGAGTTACTGCAAACCGAGTCCCTCGCCTTGCATGGTCGCGACATGCAACTGCTCGAGGATATTCTCGCGCAGAAACAGGCACTGATCGTTTTGCTTGACCAGCATGGCCGCAAGCGCAGTGAAATCCTCGCCAGCCTCAACCTGCCGCTCAATCGCACGGGTCTCGAGCAACTTGCCAGCCATTCCAGCATTGGTGAACAGTTGCTGGCACAAAGCGATGTGCTGACCGACCTCCTGGCTCAGTGTCAGACTGCCAACGCCAGTAATGGCCAGTCCATTCTGGTCCAGCAGGCCGCCACGGCCAATCAGCTGAAAATCCTCACCGGTGGCGAACCACCCGCGCTTTATGATGCCCGCGGATCCACCGCCAAGCTTGCGAAGCCGCGCCCGCTCAGTCAGGCTTGAGCCTTTGCATCGACACGCCCTATCAAGACACGAAACATGCTGGCAAAATGCTGGCTCGCCGTAGTCAATTTTTTGCCTGGAGATCGATTAACCGTGTTCAATACCCAAAGCGCGGAAGACGCCCCGCAGCCACCCAAGGTGCTTACCACACCTCTGGAGATCTCCAGCAACCTGCGCCAGCTTCAGGACAGCCATGACCCGCTGATCATTACGTTCCATGAGCGCACCCAGCGCTTTCAGAGCTATCTGGTGGACATTGATCGCGACAGAAATATGATCACCCTGGATGAAATGATCCCGCGTGACGGAGAACGCTTTCTGCTGGCCGGAGAACCGTTCAAGGTTGAAGGCTTCCACGACGGTGTGCGCATCGCCTGGGAAAGCAATGGCGCGCTGTCCATCGATGAGTCCGGCGATACTCGCTGCTATCGTGGCCCCCTGCCCGCTGAAGTGGTTTATCACCAGCGCCGCAACGCGTTCCGTGCAGCGTTGAAACTGGCGCAACTGGTCAGCGTCGAACTGGGCGGCGACAAACTCAAGTCGACCCTGGGCGGCAAGCTGCTGGACATTTCGGCCACCGGCTGCAAGTTGCGTTTTGAAGGCGACATCACCAGCAGCCTGCAACTGGGCCAGGTCTATGACCGCTTCGTCGCCGCCCTGCCCTTCGGCAACATGACCGCACCAGTCGAGTTGCGTTACCTGCACTTCGAAGAGAAGATCTCCACCACTTTCGCCGGTGTTCGCTTTCATAACATGAGCGGACTGGTGCAGCGGCAAGTCGAGCGCTTCGTCTATCAGCTGCAACGCGAAGCACGACGTTTCGACAAAGACGACATGTAATACGACGCTTCAACAAAAAACGGGCAGTCCCTTGCGGTGACTGCCCGTTTTTTTATGCCTTGGCCTATGGCCTGGCTTCGGTAAAGCTTTGCTCGCGGCCCGCGTCCGGATCTTCAGGTGGCGGATCCGCCTGCGGATCCGTTTGCGGTTCAGGCTCCGGTTCAGGGCTGATCGGGCTTTGCATCTGGTCTTGCACCACCTGCTCATCGACACGCGGATCGAGGCACGCCACCAGCGGCGAACTGGACATACTGTCCGGCATGGCCACGTGATGCAGCGGCGCATCGTCGACCTGATGCAGGTTGGTGACCGCTTTGGGGCGGATGCGCCACACCAGCACCAACGCAAAGAAACTGAAGAAGGCGTAAAGCATGTGGCTGCCAAACAGCTTCATCAGCACCCCGGCCACCAACGGTCCGATACTGGCGCCAACACCGTAGGTCACCAACAACATCGCGGTCAGGGAAACACGACGATCACCTTCGACATGGTCATTGGAGAACGCCACCGCCAGCGGATACAGGCAGAACATCACCAGCGAACAGAAGAACCCGGCGACAAACAAAACCTCCAGCGGCACCTGCTGCATGATTGCCAGCGGCAACGCAGTCAGGGCCAGCACCACCGCAAAACAGCGGATCAACAACGCCCGGTCATAACGGTCGGACAGCCAGCCCAGCGGCCATTGCACCAACAGTCCGGCAAAAATACAGCTACCCATGAACAGACCGACCTGCTCGGTGGACAACCCTTGCTGCGAGGCATACAGCGGCGCCAGACCATAGAACGAGCCAATGATCAGCCCCGCCCCCAGCACCGTACTCAACGACTGCGGCACGCGCTTGATGAAGAACCGCGGCTCCATAGGCGCCGGATGCAACGGTGCAGGGTGAATCCGGCGTGTCAGGGCCACCGGCACCAGGCACAGCGCGAAGCACAAGGCGACCAGCATCAGCAGCTCCAAGCCCAGCGCCGGGTGCATGACCAGAATCAGCTGACCCAGCACCAGCCCCAGGTAGGAGGCGATCATATAGCCGCTGAACACCGTGCCACGCTGCGACGCTTCGGCCTGCTCGTTGAGCCAGCTTTCAATGACCATGTACTGGCACATCATGCCGAGGCCGACGATGATCCGCAGGAATATCCAGGCCGGCAGCCAGTCGATCAGGCCGTGGCCAAGCACCGCCGCGCCGACAATCCCGGCGCAGGCCGAATAGGCTCGAATGTGTCCGACCCGGGCAATCAGCCGGTGGCCGATCTTGCCGCCCAGCACCAGACCAAAATAGTTGGCCGCCATCAACGCACCGACCCACAGGCTGTCGACGTGATCGGCCGCCAGGCGCAAGCCCAGGTACGTACTTAGCAAGCCAGAGCCGATCAACATCATCAGCGAGGCAAAATAAAGCGCTCGAAAAGGTTTCCAGATTTGGCGCATCGGCGTTCCGAGCGGCTCCTTGCAGTGAGAGTCGGGCTATCCGAAAAGATAGCTCGTAGACGATGGATCGTCAGGCCTGAGCAGCCAGGACACGGCGCTCCCAGGGCGTAATTTCATCGAAGAAGCTGGTCAACTCCATGGTCTTCGAAGCGACGTAGCCTTCGATGAACTCGTTGCCAAACAGTTCCTTCGCCAATTGGCTACGTTTCAGACGTTCAAGAGCGGCATGCAAGGTACACGGCAACGAAAGATTATCCGGCACTTTGAATTCGCCCTGGATCGCCTCGCTTGGCTCCAACATGTTTTCAATGCCATGCAAACCGGCAGCAAGGCTGGCGGCGATCGCCAGGTACGGATTGGCATCGGCCCCCGGCAGGCGGTTCTCGACCCGACGAGCGGCCGGCGAACTGGCGGGAATACGCAACCCGGCGGCCCGGTTGTCGTGGGACCAGCAGGCATTATTCGGTGACGCGAAGGGATGGCACAAGCGCTGATAGGAGTTCACGTTCGGTGCAAACAGCGCGGTGAAATCCGCCATGCATGCCTGCTGGCCGCCGATGAAATGACGGAAGGTTGCAGTCGGCTGCCCGGCCTCATCGCTGAACACGTTACGCCCGCTGCCGATCTCGACGATGCTCTGGTGAATGTGCATCGAACTGCCCGGCGTGTGCGCCAAGGGTTTGGCCATGCAGACCACGGTCAGGCCGTGCTTGAGCGCGACTTCTTTGAGCAGATGCTTGAACAGCAACGTCTGGTCGGCCAGCAGCAACGGATCGCCGTGCAGCAAGTTGATCTCGAACTGGCTGACGCCCATCTCGTGCATAAAGGTATCGCGCGGCAGGCCCAACGCCGCCATGCATTCGTAGACGTCACTGAAAAATGGCCGCAAACCGTTGTTGGAACTGACACTGAACGCCGAATGACCGTCTTCGCGTCGACCGTCCAGGCCCAGCGGCGGTTGGAACGGCTGGGTTGGATCGGGATTGGCTGCGAAGACGAAAAATTCCAGCTCGGTCGCCACCACCGGCGCCAAGCCCAGGGCCGCGTAACGCGCGATGACCGCCTTGAGCTGGCCACGGGTCGACAGGTTCGAGTGTTCGCCGGTCAGTTCGTCGGCGTCGCAAATGGCCAATGCCCGCGGTGGCTTGCTCCAGGGCAGGCGATGGATCTGCGCCGGATCAGGCACCAGCGCCAGGTCGCCGTCGTCACTGCCGTAAAACCGTGCTGGCGGGTAGCCGCCCATGATGCATTGCAGCAGCACACCCCGCGCCATCTGCAAACGCCGCCCTTCAAGGAATCCTTCGGCGGTCATCACCTTACCGCGCGGTACGCCATTCAAGTCCGGCGTGACACATTCAATCTCATCAATGCCCGTCAATCGCTGCGCGAGTGAACGCTGGCCATCGGTTGTCATGACTCAATCCTTTGTAGTGGTGCAAGCCGCGAACGGCGACCCGTACAAAATAGGCTCCGCCTGTTCGGAATTTCAAGCAGCACACACAAAAAGAAACGTCAGGGCAGATAGAGGCTGAATACACCGCCGCCCAAGGGGCCGCCGTTGCTGATACGGGTGCACCCTTGCACGCCATTGCGCTGATGCAAGGCGGCGATCCGGCCGGCGAAATACAAGCCCAGGCCTGTGCTGCCGCTGCTTTGATTGATGCCCTGCACGTAATCGGCCTGGCGCTCGATCATCTCGACGGGATAACCGTCGCCATCGTCATTGATGGTCAGCATCAACTGACCGGCCTCGTCGCTGACACTGATCAGCAGCGACTGGCGGGCGTAACGAATGGCGTTGTTGATGGTGTTGGCCAGCACCGAGGCAACCAGCTCCCGGTCGAAGAACCCCAAGGGACACAGCGGGTCGACTTCATAGGTCGCGATTATGCCGCGACTGGCGAACACCTCTTGATGAGCGGCCAGTTGCGCTTCGATGAAATCATCCAGCTCATGGTAGGCCGGCTGCAACGGCATCTGATTGACGCCCAGCTTGTACAGCCCCAGCAACTGCACCAGCATGCCGTTGAGGTGAGCGAACTCGAACTCGATGACGCCCTGCTCCGGGCTCTGCCGCTCTGAGTTGGGCAAGCGCCCCATCCATTGGCTGTGGGCCTGCATCAGCATGGCCAGCGAGTTCTTCATGTCGTGCACGGTGGAGGCAATCACCGTGGAGAAATCCAGTGCCGGGTACTCTTGGCTCATCCGCTGAACGCCTTGATTTTCAGTTTCTGGTAGCGCGGATAACGCGCGTCGGTGTCGGGCATCATGCCGACCTGTTTCAGGCAGGCGCGACATTCTTCAAGTTCGGGCGAAGGCACGCTGGTGTCCGTGCCGTGCAACAACGACTGCGCCATATTGAGTGCGATACTGATGTTTTTCGGTTGCAGGGCCAGCGCTTTGCGAAACACCGCCCGGGCTTCGACCAGGTTGCCGGTCTTGTACACCTGCACGCCTTGCCGGTTGAGGTCGGAGGCCACGTTGCCCGAATTCAGAATCGCCGGATCATCGGTCAATTTGGCGATCCCTTGCATCACCACAGGATCGTCACCGTAGATTTCCGCGCAGTTCTTCAACATCGACGCACCGGCACTGGCCTGCCCGAGCATTTGCAACTGCTTGGCCACCAGCAGCGCCGCTTCGGCGCTCATGAACTGCTCCATGCCGTCCAGGCGCATCATCGCTTGCTCAGTGAGCTTTTCAGCGGTTTCCGCGTCG
This genomic window contains:
- a CDS encoding flagella synthesis protein FlgN; this translates as MHDTNLLQLIIDDFAPAQHLLELLQTESLALHGRDMQLLEDILAQKQALIVLLDQHGRKRSEILASLNLPLNRTGLEQLASHSSIGEQLLAQSDVLTDLLAQCQTANASNGQSILVQQAATANQLKILTGGEPPALYDARGSTAKLAKPRPLSQA
- a CDS encoding flagellar brake protein — protein: MFNTQSAEDAPQPPKVLTTPLEISSNLRQLQDSHDPLIITFHERTQRFQSYLVDIDRDRNMITLDEMIPRDGERFLLAGEPFKVEGFHDGVRIAWESNGALSIDESGDTRCYRGPLPAEVVYHQRRNAFRAALKLAQLVSVELGGDKLKSTLGGKLLDISATGCKLRFEGDITSSLQLGQVYDRFVAALPFGNMTAPVELRYLHFEEKISTTFAGVRFHNMSGLVQRQVERFVYQLQREARRFDKDDM
- a CDS encoding MFS transporter gives rise to the protein MRQIWKPFRALYFASLMMLIGSGLLSTYLGLRLAADHVDSLWVGALMAANYFGLVLGGKIGHRLIARVGHIRAYSACAGIVGAAVLGHGLIDWLPAWIFLRIIVGLGMMCQYMVIESWLNEQAEASQRGTVFSGYMIASYLGLVLGQLILVMHPALGLELLMLVALCFALCLVPVALTRRIHPAPLHPAPMEPRFFIKRVPQSLSTVLGAGLIIGSFYGLAPLYASQQGLSTEQVGLFMGSCIFAGLLVQWPLGWLSDRYDRALLIRCFAVVLALTALPLAIMQQVPLEVLFVAGFFCSLVMFCLYPLAVAFSNDHVEGDRRVSLTAMLLVTYGVGASIGPLVAGVLMKLFGSHMLYAFFSFFALVLVWRIRPKAVTNLHQVDDAPLHHVAMPDSMSSSPLVACLDPRVDEQVVQDQMQSPISPEPEPEPQTDPQADPPPEDPDAGREQSFTEARP
- a CDS encoding glutamine synthetase family protein, whose translation is MTAEGFLEGRRLQMARGVLLQCIMGGYPPARFYGSDDGDLALVPDPAQIHRLPWSKPPRALAICDADELTGEHSNLSTRGQLKAVIARYAALGLAPVVATELEFFVFAANPDPTQPFQPPLGLDGRREDGHSAFSVSSNNGLRPFFSDVYECMAALGLPRDTFMHEMGVSQFEINLLHGDPLLLADQTLLFKHLLKEVALKHGLTVVCMAKPLAHTPGSSMHIHQSIVEIGSGRNVFSDEAGQPTATFRHFIGGQQACMADFTALFAPNVNSYQRLCHPFASPNNACWSHDNRAAGLRIPASSPAARRVENRLPGADANPYLAIAASLAAGLHGIENMLEPSEAIQGEFKVPDNLSLPCTLHAALERLKRSQLAKELFGNEFIEGYVASKTMELTSFFDEITPWERRVLAAQA
- a CDS encoding sensor histidine kinase, with the translated sequence MSQEYPALDFSTVIASTVHDMKNSLAMLMQAHSQWMGRLPNSERQSPEQGVIEFEFAHLNGMLVQLLGLYKLGVNQMPLQPAYHELDDFIEAQLAAHQEVFASRGIIATYEVDPLCPLGFFDRELVASVLANTINNAIRYARQSLLISVSDEAGQLMLTINDDGDGYPVEMIERQADYVQGINQSSGSTGLGLYFAGRIAALHQRNGVQGCTRISNGGPLGGGVFSLYLP